The Virgibacillus sp. MSP4-1 genome has a segment encoding these proteins:
- a CDS encoding daunorubicin resistance protein DrrA family ABC transporter ATP-binding protein, producing the protein MESIISVQNLRKSYKNTEAVKGINFEVEEGEIFGFLGPNGAGKSTTINMICTMLKPTSGSIIINDYDVSKDKDAVRGSIGIIFQENTLDEKLTAHENLMLHCRFYKVPKEKREERIQEVLEIVDLVDEQKQRVETFSGGMKRRLEISRGLLHYPKVLFLDEPTVGLDPQTRAHLWEYILRLKEKEGITMFLTTHYLDEAEISDRVAIMDQGEIIAIDSPTALKDQLGGDIIELSTEDNEQALKEINEKVKEAKVTVEEDTIHLKVASSDAFISSFIKTLNIPITRLNIRKPTLNDVFLAFTGRKIGETVKD; encoded by the coding sequence TTGGAATCTATTATTTCTGTACAAAACCTGAGGAAATCCTACAAGAATACGGAAGCGGTAAAAGGGATCAACTTTGAGGTTGAAGAAGGGGAAATTTTCGGTTTTCTGGGACCTAATGGAGCCGGAAAAAGTACAACGATCAATATGATTTGTACAATGCTGAAGCCTACATCCGGCAGCATTATTATTAATGACTACGATGTAAGCAAGGATAAGGATGCAGTACGTGGCAGCATCGGGATTATTTTTCAGGAAAATACACTTGATGAAAAGCTGACGGCCCATGAAAATCTTATGCTGCATTGCCGTTTTTATAAGGTTCCTAAAGAAAAACGGGAGGAACGAATTCAGGAGGTCCTCGAAATTGTGGACCTCGTCGATGAACAGAAGCAGCGGGTCGAGACTTTCTCCGGCGGAATGAAACGCCGTCTGGAAATATCCAGGGGTCTGCTTCATTATCCAAAAGTATTGTTTCTCGATGAGCCGACAGTCGGCCTGGATCCGCAGACACGGGCCCATTTGTGGGAATATATTTTACGCTTAAAAGAAAAAGAAGGCATTACCATGTTCCTTACGACTCACTATCTGGATGAGGCTGAAATCAGTGATCGTGTGGCTATTATGGATCAGGGTGAAATTATTGCCATAGATTCTCCTACAGCCTTAAAGGACCAGCTCGGCGGTGATATTATTGAACTGTCTACAGAGGACAATGAGCAGGCCCTAAAGGAAATTAACGAAAAAGTGAAGGAAGCAAAGGTCACCGTTGAAGAGGATACGATTCACCTTAAAGTAGCAAGCAGTGATGCTTTTATCTCGTCCTTTATTAAGACCTTAAATATTCCCATTACCCGATTAAATATTCGTAAACCGACTCTGAACGATGTATTCTTAGCATTCACAGGCAGAAAAATCGGTGAAACGGTGAAAGATTAG
- a CDS encoding ABC transporter permease, with amino-acid sequence MEGIIAIWQRDLLKFFRDKARLFGSFTMPILFLLIFGGGMSGSMETMMAGSMPEEAEGFNYVEFVFPGIVAMTLLMTSIFSAMSVIEDKDFGYMKEILVSPISRVSIAVGKMLGSATVATIQGVMLFLLIPLLGLSYDVMALIQVIPFMFLLGCALSSLGLLFASLINSTQGFQLTVQILVMPMIFLSGALFPISNMPAWMDFIVKINPVTYGVDVMKKVMVDIENLSAPVLDAMGLNISLFGRQITIFEEVLFIGIFTTILVLLSTVSFKRANA; translated from the coding sequence ATGGAAGGAATTATCGCGATTTGGCAAAGGGATCTGCTTAAGTTTTTCCGGGATAAAGCCCGGCTGTTCGGATCCTTTACCATGCCCATACTGTTTTTATTAATATTCGGTGGAGGAATGAGCGGTTCGATGGAGACAATGATGGCGGGAAGTATGCCGGAAGAGGCAGAAGGGTTCAATTATGTGGAATTCGTTTTTCCCGGAATTGTTGCCATGACTCTGCTAATGACTTCGATTTTTTCCGCCATGTCTGTAATTGAGGATAAGGATTTTGGCTATATGAAGGAAATTCTGGTATCCCCGATTTCCCGAGTCAGCATTGCGGTCGGAAAAATGCTGGGATCAGCGACTGTTGCTACGATTCAGGGAGTGATGCTCTTTTTGCTGATTCCGTTATTAGGGTTATCCTATGATGTGATGGCTTTAATTCAAGTAATCCCTTTTATGTTTTTACTCGGGTGTGCGCTGTCTTCCCTCGGCCTGCTTTTTGCCAGTTTAATCAATTCGACTCAAGGGTTTCAGCTAACTGTACAGATCCTGGTCATGCCCATGATTTTCCTGTCAGGAGCATTGTTTCCAATTAGCAATATGCCCGCCTGGATGGATTTCATTGTGAAAATCAACCCTGTGACATACGGAGTCGATGTCATGAAGAAGGTTATGGTTGATATCGAAAATTTATCAGCACCGGTTCTGGATGCCATGGGGCTGAATATATCCTTATTCGGAAGACAGATTACCATTTTTGAAGAAGTATTATTTATTGGTATTTTTACAACTATTCTTGTTTTATTGTCGACCGTCAGCTTTAAGCGCGCGAATGCTTAA
- a CDS encoding acyl-CoA dehydrogenase family protein: MSDLFSPFIKTDQHKELYQLAEKLSGRVKKRAKETDQQAAFSENNLRDLKETDYVTLTLPKTYGGREISIYELLLVQEKLAEGDGSTALSMGWHLGVVKELAEDELWDESVFDRFAKELSQEKKIVNRIASEPATGSPSRGGIPETRAVREGDSYIINGHKNFATMASVLDYYIVTAYVEDKEEIGSFLIPSTASGIKVERTWDTLGMRGTASDDLLLEDVRVDLDHLVEMKQQSKKPKGWLLHIPACYLGIAIAARNDAIDFAKSYQPNSLNTPISEVPHIQQKIGEMDFELLRARQFMYAVAEKWDQYPEKRIELGAELAAVKVAATNAASRVVDLAMRIVGGRGLSKHFDFERYYRDVRAGLHNPPMEDAVIQMLARKAID; encoded by the coding sequence TTGTCAGACTTATTTTCCCCTTTTATAAAAACAGACCAGCATAAGGAATTGTATCAACTGGCAGAAAAATTATCCGGCCGTGTAAAGAAGAGAGCAAAGGAAACCGATCAGCAGGCTGCCTTTTCAGAAAATAACCTGCGTGATTTAAAAGAGACTGATTATGTCACGCTGACTTTACCAAAAACATACGGGGGCAGGGAGATTTCTATTTATGAATTGCTTCTCGTTCAGGAAAAACTGGCGGAGGGTGACGGTTCAACTGCTCTTTCCATGGGATGGCATTTAGGGGTCGTCAAAGAACTGGCAGAGGATGAACTCTGGGATGAAAGCGTCTTTGACCGGTTTGCCAAGGAACTCAGCCAGGAAAAGAAAATCGTAAACCGTATTGCGTCTGAACCAGCGACGGGCAGTCCATCGAGAGGAGGAATCCCGGAAACACGCGCTGTAAGAGAGGGGGATTCCTATATCATCAATGGACATAAAAACTTTGCAACGATGGCTAGTGTGTTAGATTACTATATTGTGACAGCCTACGTTGAGGATAAAGAGGAAATTGGGTCTTTTCTCATTCCAAGTACAGCCTCAGGGATAAAAGTAGAGCGTACCTGGGATACACTTGGTATGCGTGGAACCGCCAGTGATGATTTACTATTAGAGGATGTACGAGTCGACCTGGACCACTTAGTTGAAATGAAGCAGCAGTCGAAAAAGCCTAAAGGATGGCTTCTCCATATTCCGGCCTGCTATTTAGGGATTGCTATTGCTGCCCGTAACGATGCGATCGATTTTGCCAAAAGCTATCAGCCGAACAGTCTAAACACACCGATTTCTGAAGTACCCCATATTCAGCAGAAAATTGGAGAAATGGACTTTGAGCTTCTAAGAGCACGGCAATTTATGTATGCTGTTGCAGAAAAATGGGATCAGTATCCTGAGAAGCGTATAGAGCTGGGAGCTGAATTAGCTGCGGTCAAAGTAGCTGCGACAAATGCAGCCAGCAGGGTAGTGGATTTAGCGATGAGGATCGTTGGAGGAAGAGGTCTGTCCAAGCATTTTGATTTTGAACGCTATTATCGGGATGTCCGGGCCGGCCTGCATAATCCGCCGATGGAAGATGCCGTCATTCAGATGCTTGCCAGAAAAGCTATTGATTAA
- a CDS encoding sorbosone dehydrogenase family protein has translation MKKVALFLLIIMLTACTSEKEQAPVNQKDKQEARETNQSENRKVIAENLDIPWNITKVEEVEDTFYLSQRGGSIQQVDGETGRTVLQNINVTKDIVHAGEGGFLGFILAPDFESTNEALAYHTYEQEGSLYNRVIRLQLQEDTWVETGILLEGIPGGQIHNGGRLKIGPDQKLYVTTGDAGEADLAQDLHSLGGKILRMELDGSIPSDNPFSNSYVYSYGHRNPQGLAWDKNGQLYSTEHGQTAHDEINRIEPGNNYGWPVIQGDEEKAGMIPPFYHTGNTTWAPSGIDSRKGKLYIAALRGTKIIAFDINTKEQTVIYDQGDRVRDIFIQNDSLYAITNNRDGRGTPKEGDDRLMKINLETEG, from the coding sequence ATGAAAAAAGTAGCGCTGTTTCTTCTAATCATCATGCTGACAGCTTGCACAAGTGAAAAGGAGCAGGCTCCTGTAAATCAAAAGGACAAGCAGGAGGCAAGGGAGACGAATCAGTCCGAAAACCGGAAAGTGATTGCTGAAAACCTGGACATCCCCTGGAATATCACAAAGGTTGAGGAGGTTGAGGATACATTTTATTTAAGCCAACGTGGGGGTTCCATTCAACAAGTGGATGGGGAGACGGGAAGGACAGTCTTACAAAATATCAACGTTACAAAAGACATTGTTCATGCCGGAGAAGGAGGATTCCTGGGCTTTATATTAGCGCCGGACTTTGAATCCACAAACGAAGCCCTGGCTTATCATACATACGAGCAGGAGGGAAGTCTTTATAACCGTGTCATCCGTTTACAATTGCAGGAGGATACCTGGGTGGAAACTGGCATTTTACTGGAGGGGATTCCGGGTGGTCAGATCCATAACGGGGGAAGGCTGAAAATAGGACCTGATCAAAAGCTGTATGTAACTACAGGCGATGCCGGAGAGGCTGACCTGGCACAGGATTTACATTCATTAGGCGGAAAAATTTTGCGAATGGAACTAGATGGAAGCATCCCGAGTGACAATCCTTTTTCAAATTCTTATGTGTATTCCTATGGTCATAGAAATCCTCAGGGACTGGCGTGGGATAAGAATGGTCAGCTTTACAGTACCGAACATGGACAGACCGCCCATGATGAAATCAATAGGATTGAACCCGGAAATAACTACGGCTGGCCAGTGATTCAGGGGGATGAAGAAAAAGCGGGAATGATACCCCCTTTTTATCATACGGGTAACACAACCTGGGCTCCATCGGGCATTGATAGCAGGAAAGGAAAACTGTATATTGCAGCATTAAGAGGCACTAAAATCATCGCATTTGATATCAACACAAAGGAACAAACGGTCATTTATGATCAAGGGGACAGAGTGCGGGATATTTTTATTCAAAATGATTCCTTGTATGCCATAACGAATAACCGTGACGGACGGGGTACTCCTAAAGAAGGGGACGATCGGCTGATGAAAATAAATTTGGAAACAGAAGGCTGA
- a CDS encoding SDR family oxidoreductase: MNQSSQNQPKAFPPQHQPQQPGIESFMNPQPIVEDVQYKGADKLKEKVAIITGGDSGIGAAAAIAFAKEGAHLVIPFFSDYEKGDIERTKRRIEELGRECLPIPGDLKEESHCQNVISQTMNHFGQMDILVNNHAVQFPQQNFLDITSEQWDLTFKTNIYPYFYLTKAALPSLQTGAKIINTTSVVAYEGNDQLIDYSATKGAIAGFTRALSQNLAKQGIHVNAVAPGPIWTPLIPASFSEQHVSTFGQNVPFSRAGQPYELAPAYVYLASDDSAYVSGQVIHVNGGIMVSS, encoded by the coding sequence TTGAATCAGTCTTCTCAAAATCAGCCAAAAGCATTTCCTCCTCAGCACCAACCTCAGCAGCCCGGAATCGAATCGTTCATGAATCCCCAACCTATAGTTGAGGATGTTCAATATAAAGGTGCTGATAAATTAAAGGAAAAAGTTGCCATCATTACCGGTGGGGACAGTGGAATTGGGGCTGCTGCCGCTATTGCCTTTGCTAAGGAAGGAGCTCATTTGGTCATACCATTTTTTTCTGATTATGAAAAAGGGGATATTGAGCGTACGAAACGCCGAATAGAAGAGCTTGGGAGAGAATGCCTGCCGATACCAGGGGATCTGAAGGAGGAATCCCACTGTCAAAATGTAATCAGTCAGACGATGAATCACTTTGGCCAAATGGATATCCTGGTCAATAATCATGCGGTCCAGTTCCCTCAGCAAAATTTTCTTGATATTACCTCTGAACAATGGGATTTAACTTTTAAAACGAATATTTATCCATACTTTTACTTAACCAAGGCTGCTCTTCCATCGTTGCAGACGGGGGCAAAAATTATTAATACGACCTCTGTTGTCGCCTATGAAGGGAATGACCAGCTCATTGATTATTCAGCAACAAAAGGGGCGATTGCTGGTTTTACAAGAGCCCTGTCTCAAAACTTAGCTAAACAGGGGATTCATGTGAACGCAGTTGCTCCCGGACCTATCTGGACCCCTCTTATTCCAGCCAGCTTTTCCGAACAGCATGTAAGCACATTTGGCCAAAACGTTCCTTTCAGCCGGGCCGGACAGCCTTATGAACTCGCACCTGCCTACGTATACTTAGCCTCGGATGATTCCGCATATGTATCCGGGCAAGTGATTCATGTGAATGGAGGGATTATGGTCAGTTCATAA